The following are encoded together in the Glycine max cultivar Williams 82 chromosome 8, Glycine_max_v4.0, whole genome shotgun sequence genome:
- the LOC100781807 gene encoding uncharacterized protein produces the protein MSVVACLNCIAIPELEYRGMEGIPVRTVIPSATRRVPTQNRNLRFAVRAKLSPSDFQDFQSYARPSHLLPASEVKVYTNTSVENISSSLKEDGSKSLFRVKLVTSNAYGSAISDLSAGLLLCLIDENGNSILQRIPVSLMMGRSTESGDMTNIDMLHFQRGSLDEFIFEGPKIARLEALWVSVESGQWRLGSVSLMVISCEGKPSGLEDGVTSYTGFQYDFQIDDVLLGEGTDLSMLELRPSLVTELEGIDPISIFNKGLNDPTLFSSPKISNEESMKEYADLKFSLLFYDAMLTLFGTSVASLSAGENAGIAFLIGGIGGFLYLLLLQRSVDELPASELITNDKGRTDALFRGVKGPIASVALAIGLAVIASRYSSGDLELMLTPKDLIVGMMGFLACKVSVVLAAFKPITLGPKLPSDM, from the exons ATGTCTGTAGTTGCGTGCCTAAACTGCATTGCAATTCCTGAATTGGAGTATAGAGGCATGGAGGGAATTCCTGTGAGGACTGTGATACCTTCAGCTACAAGAAGGGTTCCCACCCAAAACAGAAATTTACGCTTTGCTGTTCGAGCCAAACTCTCTCCTTCTGATTTTCAAG ATTTTCAGAGCTATGCTAGGCCTTCACATCTCTTGCCAGCCTCTGAAGTGAAAGTGTATACAAATACATCAGTAGAAAACATTTCGTCATCTTTGAAGGAGGATGGATCCAAATCTTTATTTAGGGTCAAGTTAGTTACAAGCAACGCTTATGGCTCAGCTATTAGTGACTTAAGTGCTGGACTTCTACTATGCTTGATAGATGAAAACGGAAATTCTATATTGCAAAGGATCCCTGTGAGTTTGATGATGGGTCGTTCTACAGAATCAGGGGATATGACTAATATTGACATGCTTCATTTCCAAAGAGGTTCTTTAGATGAATTCATTTTTGAGGGTCCTAAAATTGCACGACTTGAGGCTCTTTGGGTCAGTGTTGAATCag GTCAGTGGCGCCTAGGAAGTGTATCCTTAATGGTTATTAGCTGTGAAGGGAAACCATCAGGACTGGAAGATGGGGTAACAAGTTACACTGGCTTCCAGTATGACTTTCAGATTGATGATGTGTTGCTTGGTGAGGGAACTGATCTGTCCATGTTGGAATTAAGACCTAGCCTTGTGACTGAGCTGGAAGGGATTGATCCCATAAGCATCTTCAACAAAGGACTTAATGACCCTACCTTGTTCTCAAGTCCTAAGATCTCAAATGAAGAGAGCATGAAGGAATATGCAGATTTGAAGTTCTCATTGTTATTTTATGATGCTATGTTGACACTATTCGGTACATCAGTTGCTTCCCTCTCAGCTGGGGAAAATGCTGGGATTGCTTTCTTGATTGGTGGGATTGGAGGCTTCTTGTATCTGCTACTATTGCAGAGATCTGTGGATGAATTGCCAGCTTCAGAATTAATCACCAATGACAAGGGAAGAACTGATGCACTGTTCAGAGGAGTGAAGGGTCCAATAGCAAGTGTGGCATTGGCTATAGGCTTGGCTGTAATTGCATCAAGATATAGCTCTGGAGATCTTGAACTGATGCTAACACCAAAAGATCTCATAGTTGGAATGATGGGATTTCTTGCATGTAAAGTTTCTGTGGTGTTAGCTGCATTTAAGCCTATTACACTAGGTCCAAAGTTACCAAGTGATATGTAA
- the LOC100798938 gene encoding probable polyamine transporter At3g13620, with translation MEDSPLYSSTPSSQQQHLLNHHREESETEQQHGSNTKQHKKLALLPLVFLIYFEVAGGPYGEEAAVGAAGPLIAILGFVIFPFIWSIPEALLTAELATTFPGNGGFVIWANEAFGPFWGSLMGFWKFFSGVINLASYPVLCIDYLKLVIPILSSGFPRFVSISLSTCVLSFLNYSGLAIVGYTAVVLGVVSLLPFVLLSLFSLPKIDPSKWLSFGQEGVEKDWTLYFNTIFWNLNFWDSASTLAGEVEEPHKTFPKALLSAGLLTCLGYIIPLLATTGAMPLDQQSWVGGYFAHVAGVIAGNWLKIWMEIGAVLSIIGLFEAQLSSAAYQLLGMADLGFIPRIFGERSKWFNTPWMAILISTVVALGMSFLTFTEIISTVNFLYSLGMLLEFAAFLRLRRKFPALKRPFQVPLGFFGLIIMCLVPSILLVYVMTVASKIVYVASAFLTFLGIALYYFMNLSKSRKWLEFSRVGDKLGEDDYVL, from the coding sequence ATGGAGGATTCTCCTCTCTACTCTTCAACTCCAAGTTCCCAGCAACAACATCTTCTAAACCACCATAGAGAAGAGTCAGAGACAGAACAACAACATGGTTCCAACACCAAACAACACAAGAAGCTAGCTCTTCTCCCTTTGGTTTTTCTGATCTATTTTGAGGTTGCTGGAGGCCCCTATGGTGAAGAGGCTGCAGTGGGAGCTGCAGGCCCTCTAATAGCCATCCTTGGCTTTGTGATTTTCCCTTTCATTTGGAGCATTCCAGAGGCACTTCTCACTGCTGAATTGGCCACAACTTTCCCTGGCAATGGTGGGTTTGTGATATGGGCCAATGAAGCCTTTGGACCCTTCTGGGGCTCCCTCATGGGCTTCTGGAAGTTCTTCAGTGGAGTCATCAACTTAGCCTCATACCCGGTTCTATGCATAGATTATCTCAAACTGGTGATCCCAATTTTATCTTCTGGCTTCCCTCGTTTTGTGTCTATTTCTCTCTCCACTTGTGTCTTGTCCTTTTTGAACTATTCTGGTTTGGCTATAGTGGGTTATACTGCAGTTGTTCTTGGTGTTGTTTCACTTTTGCCTTTTGTGTTGTTGTCTTTGTTTTCCTTGCCCAAAATTGACCCCAGCAAATGGCTAAGTTTTGGTCAAGAGGGTGTGGAGAAGGATTGGACACTGTACTTCAACACCATCTTTTGGAACTTGAACTTTTGGGACAGTGCTAGTACTCTAGCTGGTGAAGTTGAGGAGCCACATAAGACTTTCCCAAAGGCCTTGTTATCTGCAGGGTTGCTTACTTGTTTGGGATACATAATTCCCTTGTTGGCTACCACTGGGGCTatgccacttgatcaacaaagTTGGGTTGGTGGGTATTTTGCACATGTTGCTGGGGTCATTGCTGGGAATTGGTTGAAAATTTGGATGGAAATTGGTGCTGTTTTGTCAATAATTGGGTTGTTTGAAGCCCAACTAAGCAGTGCTGCATATCAGCTTCTTGGTATGGCTGATTTGGGATTCATACCAAGAATTTTTGGTGAAAGGTCTAAGTGGTTTAACACTCCTTGGATGGCCATTTTGATCTCAACAGTTGTAGCACTCGGCATGAGTTTCTTGACCTTCACAGAGATCATATCTACTGTGAATTTCTTGTACAGTTTGGGGATGCTTTTGGAGTTTGCAGCTTTCCTAAGGTTGAGGAGGAAATTCCCTGCTTTGAAAAGGCCATTTCAGGTTCCATTGGGGTTCTTTGGTTTAATCATAATGTGCTTGGTACCATCAATTCTTTTGGTGTATGTGATGACTGTTGCTTCCAAAATTGTGTATGTGGCTAGTGCCTTCTTGACCTTTCTTGGGATTGCTTTATATTATTTCATGAATCTTTCTAAGTCTAGGAAGTGGCTTGAATTCAGCCGTGTGGGAGATAAATTGGGTGAAGATGATTATGTTTTGTAG
- the LOC100799460 gene encoding translation initiation factor eIF-2B subunit gamma: MDFQVVVLGGGLSKKLLPLVSQELPNALLPVANRPVLSYVLEYLELSNLKDLIVVVEGEEAVLHVGAWISGAYADRLHVEVAAVPEDVGTAGAIRAISHHLTAKDILVVSGDLVTDVPLGAVAATHRRHDAVVTAMLCSAPVSGPSESVSSGGKDKIKKPGRYDLIGLDPTKQFLVHIATGAEVEKDLRIQKSMLPAVGQIEIRADLMDAHLYAFKRSVLQEVLDQKSAFHSLKHDVLPYLVRSQLKSEVLLNGMPQAEENGTEKVISQSNQQMLSQILANASEPIFHLRNALGPHGSTSDRRTHKCCVYIAGSSKYCARLNSIQAYSDINRDVTGEASHLSGYSFSAQNNIIHPSAELGAKTTVGPHCILGEGSQMGDKCSVKRSVIGRHCRIGPNVKVVNSVVMNHVTIGESCSIQGSIICSNVQLQERAILKDCQVGAGFVVTAGSECKGEVLAKK, encoded by the exons ATGGATTTCCAAGTGGTCGTTCTCGGCGGTGGCCTTTCCAAGAAGCTCCTCCCTCTCGTTTCTCAG GAGCTTCCGAACGCGTTGCTTCCGGTGGCGAATCGCCCCGTTCTCTCCTACGTTCTCGAGTACTTGGAGCTTAGCAACCTCAAAGATCTCATTgtg GTGGTTGAAGGCGAAGAAGCGGTTCTTCATGTTGGGGCTTGGATTTCGGGGGCTTATGCTGATCGCCTCCACGTTGAG GTTGCTGCAGTTCCTGAGGATGTGGGGACAGCGGGTGCAATTCGGGCCATTTCGCATCACCTAACAGCTAAAGACATTTTG GTTGTCAGTGGTGATCTTGTTACCGATGTTCCACTTGGTGCTGTTGCAGCTACTCATAGACGGCATGATGCAGTTGTCACTGCTATGCTTTGCTCTGCTCCTGTAAGTGGACCTTCGGAGTCAGTATCCTCTGGTGGGAAAGACAAAATCAAGAAACCTGGCCGTTATGATTTGATAGGGCTGGACCCCACAAAACAGTTTTTAGTTCACATAGCAACTG GAGCAGAAGTTGAAAAAGATCTTCGAATTCAGAAGAGCATGCTCCCTGCAGTTGGCCAG ATAGAAATAAGAGCTGATCTAATGGACGCCCACTTGTATGCATTCAAAAG ATCAGTTCTACAAGAAGTTCTAGATCAGAAGAGTGCATTTCATAGCTTAAAGCATGATGTATTGCCATATCTAGTCCGGAGCCAACTG AAATCAGAAGTATTATTAAATGGTATGCCACAAGCAGAAGAAAACGGAACTGAAAAGGTTATTTCTCAAAGCAATCAACAAATGCTATCTCAAATACTCGCTAATGCATCTGAACCAATCTTTCATCTACGAAATGCACTGGGTCCTCATGGTTCTACTTCTGATCGAAGAACCCACAAATGTTGTGTGTATATTGCTGGAAGCAGCAAGTACTGTGCTCGCTTAAATTCTATACAAGCATACAGTGACATAAACCGAGAT GTGACAGGAGAGGCTAGTCACTTATCAGGGTATTCCTTCTCTGCTCAAAACAACATTATCCATCCTTCTGCAGAGCTTGGGGCAAAAACAACT GTTGGACCACATTGTATACTGGGGGAAGGTTCACAGATGGGTGACAAATGCAGTGTGAAACGATCTGTCATTGGCCGTCATTGTCGGATAGGTCCCAATGTTAAG GTTGTCAATTCAGTAGTTATGAATCATGTTACTATTGGAGAATCTTGTTCAATCCAAGGTTCTATTATCTGCAGCAATGTACAGCTCCAAGAACGTGCCATCCTAAAAGATTGCCAA GTTGGAGCAGGTTTTGTGGTCACTGCTGGTAGTGAGTGCAAGGGGGAGGTCTTGGCTAAGAAATGA